The following are from one region of the Ictalurus furcatus strain D&B chromosome 11, Billie_1.0, whole genome shotgun sequence genome:
- the LOC128614607 gene encoding uncharacterized protein LOC128614607 isoform X2 gives MAVCRNSDDDIVSIPDIVDEIRFLNKASGSNTEVPRVRFENPVLGKICNNEIFMLCLKSGLRCFLTYCVRLFTVQGLSNLVDKIAAPEFKNSAAVSTERGIPTSSGKAKRKTVAQVHSAGVATSKRKQSRSPPRSTDESAVNEPSTIDSCLNWNQELLDSWDACVFTPVPGDDLPSNQEAFGRDATDVIDNNRDSAEVIRTGFKAIEDRIAGFEKTFASVTERLDIIEKNQRLYNQSLVETLQKHTITHKEIIANQRRRIGGIRRVDHNQHLTAELLKQFVQLVKNKKLG, from the exons ATGGCTGTCTGTcgtaaca GTGATGATGATATTGTGTCTATCCCGGACATCGTAGACGAAATCAGGTTTCTGAACAAGGCAAGCG GGTCGAACACAGAAGTCCCGCGAGTCAGGTTTGAAAACCCCGTGCTGGGTAAGATCTGTAATAACGAGATAtttatgttatgtttaaaaagtggtttaagatgttttcttacgtattgtgttcgtttgtttactgttcaaggATTGTCAAATCTTGTAGACAAGATCGCTGCACCCGAGTTCAAAAATAGTGCTGCGGTTTCCACTGAACGCGGTATACCAACGAGCTCTGGAAAAGCCAAGCGTAAAACAGTCGCTCAGGTCCACAGCGCGGGTGTCGCAACGTCTAAACGTAAACAATCAAGATCTCCCCCACGATCGACAGACG agTCAGCTGTGAATGAACCGAGCACTATAGACTCTTGTTTGAACTGGAATCAGGAGCTGTTAGATTCGTGGGACGCATGTGTATTTACCCCGGTTCCCGGAGACGATCTGCCTTCAAACCAAGAAGCATTTGGTCGCGATGCTACTGATGTTATAGACAATAACAGAGACTCGGCGGAGGTGATACGAACCGGGTTCAAGGCCATCGAGGACCGTATTGCTGGTTTTGAAAAGACTTTTGCCAGCGTCACCGAGCGTCTGGACATTATAGAGAAGAATCAGCGTCTTTATAATCAAAGTCTTGTGGAAACTTTACAAAAACATACCATCACACATAAAGAAATCATAGCAAACCAGAGGCGTCGTATTGGGGGCATTCGTCGCGTTGATCACAATCAACACCTGACGGCGGAATTGTTAAAACAGTTTGTACAGTTagttaaaaacaagaaactcgggtga
- the LOC128614607 gene encoding uncharacterized protein LOC128614607 isoform X1 codes for MSKRCGENSCNLGAAIKFRRCDDDGLCTFEQRCNTETLQGLIRTMEDLNRQQSTTDTLLDLLNIVRSMAEVQTEPLPNSLLDIGSNSLLDSDSNSQQVGCGSDSQSFNPSEPNFGLSEAAIESIVREGGSVGDYTVVPRRRFNGLEIRRRINMRVITAPDLAAYAIFLHDIMSEIVSFSRLLAGDGGLINITLRGPSLPSDVNAVLSPDNDYDLHIFTQQLENIMQSNSDVRADECLDLYVSIARGKHGGAYRKIRDLAHNEVIARNRMNLFCPNNISNNLCFAICLSHFLQPHTPCSELESLAASLQKTAGYSVQQKIGFNDITQFERLLHVKIVVFHRTCSGLLEHFTNNDEPHNKTVFLYLHNEHYFLIKNLKAFIGTPYVCEYCYRGFTSRRDHRCKYVCDVCNAPDCHKYAGKTRQCHDCLRYCRSTYCYNAHKQTQTGQQYAQCDVTKYCQKCNRRYHVNGAVPKKHVCPAEHCIHCKAELVNDGVHQCFIQPIKMEPPSDKYIYYDFETQHTDGKHVANFVCAITFKGEEFTAAGTDCIDQLVKKFRQPHYQNYTWVAHNASGFDNFILLEYFAKAGLTLQITMQGCRIILMYDKTFKQRFIDSYSFIPMRLSMTSAALNLTCAEKGHSPHLFNRTENEDYVGPYPDKHFYGYETMSDKERALFDEWYVTVSGKVFDLKKELAMYGKNDVVLLREACMKYRDEFIQCTKLDPFRYTTLAACCMAVYKTHYLPKDTLALTHNNAYTNQNKTYSAVSIEWLEYVKTTRGVNIQHALNHGEMVIGKYHLDGYYEKDGVKYGFEFNGCMFHGHECRYNPNHLHPLSKVPYGLLRRQFDDKVEILEKAYGLDVEVMWECDWNNAKQNDVAVMAFMSTYIHPERLKPRNALFGGRTNAYKLYHKAHNSEKIRYVDFTSLYPFCQAKKCYPIGHPQIIFKDFEPLENYYGFVKATVLPPRKLLHPVLPYRTGGKLMFPLCRTCAEHQNQTDPCGHTDEERAISGCWVSIELLKGVEKGYIVTNVDEVWHFPQRSETLFCDYVKTFLQYKQEASGFPAHVMTDADKESYISDYFEKEGIKMDAGKISRNPARRSINKLLLNSLWGRFSMRENLPCTELISDPEQFTQHIFGDGYDVKHFSFVSDSVALIQWCYADGKGGQTRDINIFLGAFTTAHARLELYELMDKLGDRLLYSDTDSVIFTSREGDWEPPLGPYLGNLTDEVGAGDHIVEFCSGGPKTYGYRTAKGKVCMKAKGVTLNAVNSKAIRLDTLIGLVDHYVVGEDNSRHILAYTDTIVRNKKQFTLHNRSVVKKFKVVYNKRVLLPDFTTIPYGF; via the coding sequence atgtcaaagcggTGTGGTGAAAACTCGTGTAATCTGGGAGCTGCAATTAAATTTAGAAGATGCGACGACGATGGTCTGTGTACTTTTGAACAGCGTTGCAATACAGAGACGTTACAGGGTTTAATTCGGACAATGGAGGATCTGAATAGACAGCAGTCTACCACCGATACTTTGTTGGACTTATTAAACATTGTTAGATCAATGGCTGAGGTTCAAACAGAGCCGCTGCCTAATTCGTTGTTAGACATCGGTTCAAATTCGTTGTTAGACAGCgattcaaattcacagcagGTGGGGTGCGGGTCGGACAGTCAATCGTTTAATCCTTCGGAACCAAATTTTGGGTTATCCGAAGCCGCTATTGAGTCTATCGTAAGAGAGGGTGGGTCTGTTGGTGATTATACGGTGGTACCAAGACGCAGATTTAATGGTTTGGAGATACGGCGTCGTATAAACATGCGTGTGATAACCGCTCCAGACCTGGCAGCGTacgctatatttctgcatgatatcatgtctgaaatagtgtcgttttccagactgctggccGGCGATGGGGGCTTAATCAACATTACCTTGAGAGGCCCTAGTCTACCCTCTGACGTTAACGCTGTCTTGTCACCTGATAACGATTACGAtttgcacatattcacacaacaACTAGAGAACATTATGCAGAGTAATTCTGACGTACGGGCTGATGAATGTCTAGATCTGTACGTGTCTATAGCTCGCGGTAAACACGGTGGCGCTTATCGAAAGATACGTGATTTAGCTCATAACGAGGTGATtgccagaaacagaatgaatctgttctgtcccaacaacatatctaacaatctgtgttttgcGATCTGTCTGTCCCATTTTCTACAACCGCATACGCCATGTAGTGAACTCGAGTCGTTAGCAGCGTCTCTACAGAAAACTGCAGGGTATTCGGTACAACAAAAGATagggtttaatgacatcacacaaTTTGAACGGttgttacatgttaaaatagTGGTGTTCCATAGGACATGTTCTGGTCTGTTGGAACACTTTACGAACAATGACGAGCCTCATAATAAGACCGTGTTCTTGTATTTACACAACGAACATTATTTCTTGATTAAGAACCTAAAAGCATTCATCGGTACACCATACGTGTGCGAATACTGCTATCGTGGTTTTACTAGCCGCAGAGACCACAGGTGTAAATACGTTTGCGATGTATGTAATGCACCTGATTGTCATAAATACGCTGGCAAAACGAGGCAATGTCACGATTGTTTGCGGTACTGCAGATCAACCTACTGTTACAACGCACATAAACAAACGCAAACAGGACAACAGTACGCtcagtgtgatgtcactaaatactgtcagaaatgtaataggCGATATCACGTCAACGGAGCAGTACCAAAAAAACATGTGTGCCCTGCAGAACACTGTATCCATTGTAAAGCTGAGTTGGTTAATGACGGAGTACACCAATGTTTCATACAGCCTATAAAAATGGAACCACCTAGcgacaaatacatttattatgattttgagacacaacacacGGACGGTAAACACGTGGCAAATTTCGTATGCGCCATTACATTTAAAGGGGAAGAGTTCACAGCCGCTGGTACAGACTGTATAGATcaacttgttaaaaagtttagacaGCCTCATTATCAGAATTACACATGGGTTGCACACAACGCTTCAGGGTTTGACAATTTTATACtattggaatattttgcaaaagcagGGCTAACACTCCAAATTACTATGCAAGGCTGTCGGATCATCTTAATGTATGATAAGACATTCAAGCAACGTTTCATCGATAGCTACTCTTTCATCCCTATGCGTCTGTCCATGACATCCGCCGCGTTAAATCTAACCTGTGCTGAGAAAGGTCATTCTCCACATCTGTTCAATAGAACCGAAAATGAAGACTACGTAGGCCCATACCCTGATAAGCATTTCTACGGCTATGAGACAATGTCTGACAAAGAGAGGGCTCTGTTTGATGAGTGGTATGTTACGGTGTCGGGTAaggtttttgatttaaaaaaagagctcgcCATGTACGGCAAGAACGATGTCGTTTTGCTCCGTGAGGCATGCATGAAGTACCGTGACGAATTCATACAATGTACCAAACTCGACCCATTCagatacaccactttagcagcgtgCTGCATGGCCGTGTATAAAACCCACTACCTACCAAAAGACACACTAGCTCTGACCCATAACAATGCatacacaaatcagaacaagacaTATTCAGCCGTTTCCATTGAATGGCTTGAATATGTCAAAACAACACGAGGCGTGAACATTCAGCACGCTTTAAATCATGGAGAGATGGTGATTGGAAAATATCATCTCGATGGTTATTATGAAAAGGATGGTGTCAAATATGGTTTCGAATTCAACGGATGCATGTTTCACGGGCATGAATGTCGTTATAACCCAAACCATTTACATCCGTTATCAAAAGTGCCCTACGGTTTGCTCAGAAGACAGTTTGATGATAAGGTCGAAATTTTGGAAAAGGCGTATGGTCTCGATGTTGAGGTGATGTGGGAATGTGATTGGAATAACGCTAAACAGAACGATGTCGCTGTAATGGCGTTTATGTCCACTTACATACATCCTGAACGATTGAAACCACGCAACGCGCTATTCGGTGGTCGTACTAACGCGTACAAATTGTATCACAAAGCCCACAATAGTGAAAAAATACGATATGTCGACTTTACAAGTTTGTACCCCTTTTGCCAGGCCAAAAAATGTTACCCCATAGGACAtccacaaataattttcaaggattttgaacctcttgaaaattattatggGTTTGTCAAGGCTACAGTACTGCCACCGCGAAAACTGCTTCACCCCGTCCTTCCCTATAGGACCGGTGGTAAGCTTATGTTTCCACTTTGTCGTACATGCGCCGAACATCAGAATCAGACAGACCCGTGTGGTCATACTGATGAGGAAAGAGCTATTTCAGGGTGTTGGGTCAGCATAGAGCTGTTGAAAGGTGTGGAAAAGGGTTATATTGTAACGAACGTGGACGAGGTGTGGCATTTTCCACAACGGtcagaaactttgttttgtgattatgttaaaacatttttacaatataaacaaGAGGCCAGCGGTTTCCCCGCACACGTTATGACAGACGCAGACAAGGAATCCTACATCTCAGACTACTTTGAGAAAGAGGGGATTAAGATGGACGCCGGTAAGATAAGTCGCAATCCAGCACGGCGTTCTATTAACAAACTTCTGCTGAACTCACTTTGGGGTCGTTTCTCCATGCGTGAAAACTTGCCGTGTACAGAGTTAATTTCGGATCCGGaacaatttacacagcacaTATTCGGTGACGGGTATGATGTTAAACACTTTTCCTTCGTTTCAGACAGCGTGGCtctaattcagtggtgttatgCGGATGGGAAAGGGGGGCAGACTCGCGACATCAACATCTTTCTTGGGGCTTTCACAACAGCTCATGCCCGTCTAGAACTTTACGAATTAATGGACAAATTGGGTGACAGGCTGttgtacagtgacacagacagtgtgatctttacatctagagAGGGCGACTGGGAACCTCCGTTGGGCCCCTATCTCGGTAATTTAACTGACGAGGTTGGAGCTGGTGATCATATTGTAGAATTTTGTTCAGGCGGCCCGAAAACATACGGCTACCGCACTGCGAAGGGTAAGGTTTGCATGAAAGCCAAAGGTGTCACGCTCAACGCAGTAAATTCAAAAGCCATTAGATTAGACACCCTGATTGGACTTGTCGATCACTACGTCGTGGGGGAGGATAATAGTCGTCATATACTGGCATACACAGATACCATTGtacgtaataaaaaacaattcacactacacaacaggtcagttgttaaaaagtttaaggtTGTGTACAACAAACGCGTACTGCTCCCAGATTTCACAACGATCCCATATGGCTTCTGA